In Poecilia reticulata strain Guanapo linkage group LG11, Guppy_female_1.0+MT, whole genome shotgun sequence, the genomic stretch NNNNNNNNNNNNNNNNNNNNNNNNNNNNNNNNNNNNNNNNNNNNNNNNNNNNNNNNNNNNNNNNNNNNNNNNNNNNNNNNNNNNNNNNNNNNNNNNNNNNNNNNNNNNNNNNNNNNNNNNNNNNNNNNNNNNNNNNNNNNNNNNNNNNNNNNNNNNNNNNNNNNNNNNNNNNNNNNNNNNNNNNNNNNNNNNNNNNNNNNNNNNNNNNNNNNNNNNNNNNNNNNNNNNNNNNNNNNNNNNNNNNNNNNNNNNNNNNNNNNNNNNNNNNNNNNNNNNNNNNNNNNNNNNNNNNNNNNNNNNNNNNNNNNNNNNNNNNNNNNNNNNNNNNNNNNNNNNNNNNNNNNNNNNNNNNNNNNNNNNNNNNNNNNNNNNNNNNNNNNNNNNNNNNNNNNNNNNNNNNNNNNNNNNNNNNNNNNNNNNNNNNNNNNNNNNNNNNNNNNNNNNNNNNNNNNNNNNNNNNNNNNNNNNNNNNNNNNNNNNNNNNNNNNNNNNNNNNNNNNNNNNNNNNNNNNNNNNNNNNNNNNNNNNNNNNNNNNNNNNNNNNNNNNNNNNNNNNNNNNNNNNNNNNNNNNNNNNNNNNNNNNNNNNNNNNNNNNNNNNNNNNNNNNNNNNNNNNNNNNNNNNNNNNNNNNNNNNNNNNNNNNNNNNNNNNNNNNNNNNNNNNNNNNNNNNNNNNNNNNNNNNNNNNNNNNNNNNNNNNNNNNNNNNNNNNNNNNNNNNNNNNNNNNNNNNNNNNNNNNNNNNNNNNNNNNNNNNNNNNNNNNNNNNNNNNNNNNNNNNNNNNNNNNNNNNNNNNNNNNNNNNNNNNNNNNNNNNNNNNNNNNNNNNNNNNNNNNNNNNNNNNNNNNNNNNNNNNNNNNNNNNNNNNNNNNNNNNNNNNNNNNNNNNNNNNNNNNNNNNNNNNNNNNNNNNNNNNNNNNNNNNNNNNNNNNNNNNNNNNNNNNNNNNNNNNNNNNNNNNNNNNNNNNNNNNNNNNNNNNNNNNNNNNNNNNNNNNNNNNNNNNNNNNNNNNNNNNNNNNNNNNNNNNNNNNNNNNNNNNNNNNNNNNNNNNNNNNNNNNNNNNNNNNNNNNNNNNNNNNNNNNNNNNNNNNNNNNNNNNNNNNNNNNNNNNNNNNNNNNNNNNNNNNNNNNNNNNNNNNNNNNNNNNNNNNNNNNNNNNNNNNNNNNNNNNNNNNNNNNNNNNNNNNNNNNNNNNNNNNNNNNNNNNNNNNNNNNNNNNNNNNNNNNNNNNNNNNNNNNNNNNNNNNNNNNNNNNNNNNNNNNNNNNNNNNNNNNNNNNNNNNNNNNNNNNNNNNNNNNNNNNNNNNNNNNNNNNNNNNNNNNNNNNNNNNNNNNNNNNNNNNNNNNNNNNNNNNNNNNNNNNNNNNNNNNNNNNNNNNNNNNNNNNNNNNNNNNNNNNNNNNNNNNNNNNNNNNNNNNNNNNNNNNNNNNNNNNNNNNNNNNNNNNNNNNNNNNNNNNNNNNNNNNNNNNNNNNNNNNNNNNNNNNNNNNNNNNNNNNNNNNNNNNNNNNNNNNNNNNNNNNNNNNNNNNNNNNNNNNNNNNNNNNNNNNNNNNNNNNNNNNNNNNNNNNNNNNNNNNNNNNNNNNNNNNNNNNNNNNNNNNNNNNNNNNNNNNNNNNNNNNNNNNNNNNNNNNNNNNNNNNNNNNNNNNNNNNNNNNNNNNNNNNNNNNNNNNNNNNNNNNNNNNNNNNNNNNNNNNNNNNNNNNNNNNNNNNNNNNNNNNNNNNNNNNNNNNNNNNNNNNNNNNNNNNNNNNNNNNNNNNNNNNNNNNNNNNNNNNNNNNNNNNNNNNNNNNNNNNNNNNNNNNNNNNNNNNNNNNNNNNNNNNNNNNNNNNNNNNNNNNNNNNNNNNNNNNNNNNNNNNNNNNNNNNNNNNNNNNNNNNNNNNNNNNNNNNNNNNNNNNNNNNNNNNNNNNNNNNNNNNNNNNNNNNNNNNNNNNNNNNNNNNNNNNNNNNNNNNNNNNNNNNNNNNNNNNNNNNNNNNNNNNNNNNNNNNNNNNNNNNNNNNNNNNNNNNNNNNNNNNNNNNNNNNNNNNNNNNNNNNNNNNNNNNNNNNNNNNNNNNNNNNNNNNNNNNNNNNNNNNNNNNNNNNNNNNNNNNNNNNNNNNNNNNNNNNNNNNNNNNNNNNNTATCTCCAGTCGCTTTGCGTTGATCTTTGGTTTTGCTCTCAGATTAACTGATGAACTTCACTGAGATGATTTAGCAGCTCGGTTTTCTAGAAAAGATGTGGttttatacaaacaaaatagTAATATTGCTTCTTCTCTGCCAGACTTCATCATCAGGTATTGTAACCAGTTTCAATGTCACTAATATAACWGTTTATGCATGGATGGAGATTTGTGTAGGCTGATGTTAACTGACCGTATAAGTGGATGATCTGACATCTTTTCTCCACAGTCAAAAATTCACTGACGATTTTTGCCATTATATCAACTGGGATCAAAAATCTTCCAAACCTGTTTACAACAGTAATTGAYGACATCCAGGTGGATTACTATGACGGCAATGGAATTAGAAAACAAAGCTCRMTTCTCTGGAAGAACATATCAGATTCCTATCAGTTGACGATATTCTCTGAAGATGTATTRAACTATGTGGACCTCAGTTTGACCATATACTTAAACAACCTGGCAACTGTAAATAAAGATGAAGGTACAGTCACTTACCTGACWTTTAAATGTTAAATActctttttgtaaaacaattcaatctaattttctaattttgtctGTCTTAGCtgttcatgttttacagtgtatgatGGGCTGTGAAATGGATGAAAAGTCTGCTGATGTTGTAATTTTCCAGCAATGTGGCTACAATGGAGAAGATTTTATGAAACTAGACTACAAAGATCTGACTTGGGTTGCTCAGCATCCTTTGGCTGAAAACCTTACACTGTATTTGAATTTAGATCAGCAGACAATAAACAACACAAAGGTGTTTCTGTCACTAATTTGCCCTGTACTGCGAAACGAGTTTGTGAATCGTAGCGCTCTGCAGAGAGAAGGTATGTGGTGCATCGTTTTGTCAACTTAATGAGGCATtcagtttctgattttcttcagagtaacatttaatttagcaCTAAACATCTATAGATCATAAAACTggttattttttcactttatatCTGTTAACTTTCTGTAAGACAAAATAAAGACCAGCTTTTAGTGGCGAAGCAACAAACAAAGATACAGACTTATTTCAGAACTTTGCTTTGGCATCTGCTGCTTGWCCAATCAGTCGGTGGTTTGACACAAAACAATTCCAAAGGGGAGGTGAACATTTCTCCAGCAGTCAAAGGGAAAGATTCATATATCTTCCATTTATGTTATCACTGCCGTCTTGTTTTTCCCTAAACACtttacttttcttctcttcaccctctgtcctctcctctcctcataCAGACCTCACTTCTGTCGCTCTCCTCCAGAAGAACTCTTCCTCTCCTGTCAGATGTTTTGCCACAGGTTTCTACCCAAACTCAGCTGAGATGTTCTGGAGGAGAGATGGAGTGGAGATCCAAAATGATGAGGATCCCAGTGAGATTCTCCCAAACCATGACAACACTTACCAGATGAGTGTCGACCTGAATGTTTCAGCTATTGCATCTGAAGACTGGAAGAGATATGACTGCGTGTTTAAGCTCAGTAATAAAACCATAGCAACCAGactgaaaaaggaaataatcaTTACTGAGGATGGTAMGCTCTCATCACAAAATGCACAGATGAAATATCTATTCTTTAAACTTGTCATAAAAAGAATGTCTAATTCTAGCTCCAGATCCAGTGTCTCCTTCCTCTtcaccttcctcttcctccaagTTTCCTCTTGATTTGGCCATTGGACTYGTTGTCGGATTGATTCTGTTGTGCTTCTGCATAACTGGACTCTTTCTTTGGAAAAATTCTACAAACGGTacacaattaaacattttttgtattctgataattagcttttttaaaactttacaacaaAAGAAGATATTaaacatgagtaaaaaaaatcgtcatatttatattttaaacccCATTTATATTAACAAAGTTATTAATGTAAAAGTACAAGTTAATTACTAAATGTTGTGTTGTTTCCACATGATCCAAGCTACCATGCAAATATATTGTTGTGATAaaatactaatgttttttttctactagcCTCACATTTCAATGACAGACCTCCATATCCCAACTATCCAAGTAAGTTCTTCAGTGCACACACACTGATCCACAtatatttgctaaaatatttcttattttgttcattGGACATGAGGTAAATAAAACGTATTGCTTGAGTTCTGTGTATATGTTGAAGCAACAAAATTCTGAAACTAATACTTACTTTTTCAAAAAccaattttttcatttgat encodes the following:
- the LOC103472933 gene encoding major histocompatibility complex class I-related gene protein-like, producing the protein MWFYTNKIVILLLLCQTSSSVKNSLTIFAIISTGIKNLPNLFTTVIDDIQVDYYDGNGIRKQSSJLWKNISDSYQLTIFSEDVLNYVDLSLTIYLNNLATVNKDEAVHVLQCMMGCEMDEKSADVVIFQQCGYNGEDFMKLDYKDLTWVAQHPLAENLTLYLNLDQQTINNTKVFLSLICPVLRNEFVNRSALQREDLTSVALLQKNSSSPVRCFATGFYPNSAEMFWRRDGVEIQNDEDPSEILPNHDNTYQMSVDLNVSAIASEDWKRYDCVFKLSNKTIATRLKKEIIITEDAPDPVSPSSSPSSSSKFPLDLAIGLVVGLILLCFCITGLFLWKNSTNASHFNDRPPYPNYPTTIQNCQHHCDFE